From a single Methanofollis sp. W23 genomic region:
- the nrdD gene encoding anaerobic ribonucleoside-triphosphate reductase, protein MQWSDEQLALAKKYQKLSDIPVEERRYKCHTCNHVVESAPCPVCGETELEIMCPLDHTHCPHEIVSGIDYCPLCGAPVCPECGSHDVTQISRVTGYLQDVSGWNAGKQQELKDRVRYTVA, encoded by the coding sequence ATGCAGTGGAGTGACGAGCAACTGGCTCTGGCAAAAAAATATCAAAAATTGAGTGATATTCCGGTTGAAGAACGGCGGTACAAGTGCCACACCTGTAACCATGTCGTCGAGAGCGCACCCTGTCCAGTCTGCGGCGAGACCGAACTTGAGATCATGTGCCCCCTCGACCACACGCACTGTCCCCACGAGATCGTCTCAGGGATCGACTACTGCCCTCTCTGCGGCGCCCCGGTCTGCCCTGAGTGCGGGTCGCACGACGTCACCCAGATCAGTCGGGTCACCGGATATCTCCAGGATGTCTCTGGTTGGAATGCCGGGAAACAGCAAGAGCTGAAGGACCGGGTCAGGTACACTGTCGCATGA
- a CDS encoding helix-turn-helix domain-containing protein, whose product MKKDAVAYLSTRKKGDMEHHREILEEYCKYRFHINRLFTDHRVNSTPPRKREGYLEMLAYCQEHGITHILFLNLPALSKNLDNGLDELKILLSEGRTPYFAENDFIAHIDDPVARTRDLKNFLAYMNLYQGFARKTYSHHARSSSKPKGTIGRPRALNDGQVEALITVRRSGVSISQICRMFNVSRSTVSKILSDHPELKGEWKGARSSATEHK is encoded by the coding sequence ATGAAAAAAGATGCTGTAGCCTACCTTTCTACCAGAAAAAAAGGCGATATGGAGCATCATCGAGAGATTTTGGAAGAATATTGCAAATATAGGTTTCATATCAATAGGCTTTTCACCGACCACCGGGTGAATAGCACGCCGCCCAGAAAACGGGAGGGCTATCTTGAAATGCTTGCATATTGCCAGGAGCACGGGATCACCCATATCCTGTTTCTGAATCTCCCCGCCCTCTCCAAAAATCTTGACAACGGACTCGATGAACTGAAAATCCTTCTCAGCGAAGGCCGCACCCCATACTTTGCCGAAAACGATTTTATTGCGCACATCGACGACCCCGTGGCACGGACACGAGACCTCAAGAATTTCCTGGCATATATGAACCTCTACCAGGGGTTCGCCCGCAAGACCTATTCTCACCATGCTCGCTCGTCCTCCAAACCAAAAGGCACCATCGGCCGCCCACGGGCCCTGAACGACGGGCAGGTCGAGGCCCTGATCACGGTCAGGCGTTCCGGGGTCAGCATCTCCCAGATCTGCCGGATGTTCAATGTGAGCAGGAGCACGGTCTCCAAGATCCTCTCCGACCATCCAGAGTTAAAGGGCGAGTGGAAAGGGGCACGGTCGTCGGCGACGGAACATAAATAA
- a CDS encoding DUF1858 domain-containing protein — translation MAITADSTILELLQEKPESADVLMRFGMGCLGCAIGRGESIRQAAAAHGIPLEELVAALGIEE, via the coding sequence ATGGCGATCACCGCTGACAGTACGATCCTGGAACTTCTCCAGGAGAAGCCGGAATCTGCAGATGTCCTGATGCGCTTTGGCATGGGTTGCCTTGGCTGTGCAATCGGTAGGGGCGAGAGTATCCGCCAGGCCGCGGCTGCGCATGGCATCCCGCTCGAAGAACTTGTTGCGGCGCTGGGCATCGAGGAGTAA
- a CDS encoding helix-turn-helix domain-containing protein: MNSELRKQLAEKMAGEITLSDSPGKALKKWRMSFGIPQGMLSERLGVSPSVISDYEGGRRKSPGTAVVGKIVDTILSIDEENGGKYIQRFSRILYNAFDDDDVIYDIHDYASSVPMTEFGEAVGAQRLCGSVDLSIFGYTVVNSLNAILQLSSNEFNRIYGWSTERALIFTNVSTGKSPLVAIRVTPFKPRCVVLQGLEVEQVHPLVPKLAERDRITVLCTSMDVEQIVSTLREKEW, translated from the coding sequence ATGAACTCCGAACTGCGTAAGCAGCTTGCCGAGAAGATGGCAGGTGAGATTACGCTCTCGGACTCACCGGGAAAAGCCCTGAAAAAATGGCGCATGAGTTTCGGCATTCCGCAAGGAATGCTTTCAGAGCGGCTCGGCGTCTCTCCCTCGGTTATCTCAGACTATGAGGGTGGCAGGCGCAAAAGCCCGGGGACCGCCGTGGTCGGCAAGATCGTCGACACCATCCTCTCGATCGACGAGGAGAACGGCGGGAAATATATCCAGCGATTCTCCAGGATCCTCTACAATGCCTTTGATGACGATGACGTCATCTATGACATCCACGACTACGCCTCTTCGGTCCCGATGACCGAGTTCGGGGAGGCTGTGGGTGCACAGCGACTCTGTGGATCAGTTGACCTTTCCATCTTCGGGTACACCGTGGTCAACAGCCTCAACGCGATCCTGCAGCTCTCCTCGAACGAGTTCAACCGCATCTATGGATGGAGCACCGAGCGTGCACTCATCTTCACCAATGTCTCGACCGGAAAATCCCCACTGGTGGCGATCAGGGTGACCCCTTTCAAGCCCCGGTGCGTGGTCCTCCAGGGACTCGAGGTGGAGCAGGTCCATCCGCTCGTTCCGAAGTTGGCTGAACGCGACCGTATCACTGTACTCTGCACATCGATGGACGTCGAACAAATCGTGAGCACATTGAGGGAAAAAGAATGGTAG
- a CDS encoding Zn-ribbon domain-containing OB-fold protein, protein MSVPRFWRKIPQRYNLEGTHCETCGRYFYPPRNLCPECRREGTIVNHTFKGVGKVVTYSVIRTASDQFSALTPYVLAIVELEEGPRLTTQLVCSPEEVTIGMPVKAVFRKIGSEGESGVIYYGTKFAPM, encoded by the coding sequence ATGTCGGTACCACGTTTCTGGAGAAAGATCCCTCAGCGCTATAACCTGGAGGGAACCCACTGCGAGACCTGCGGGCGATATTTCTATCCGCCCAGGAACCTCTGCCCTGAGTGCCGGCGCGAGGGCACGATCGTCAACCACACCTTTAAGGGGGTCGGCAAGGTCGTGACCTACTCGGTGATCAGGACCGCAAGCGACCAGTTCTCTGCCTTGACGCCATATGTCCTTGCCATCGTCGAACTCGAGGAAGGCCCGAGGCTGACGACGCAACTCGTCTGTTCACCCGAAGAGGTCACGATCGGGATGCCGGTCAAGGCGGTCTTCCGCAAGATCGGCAGTGAGGGCGAGAGCGGGGTCATCTACTATGGGACGAAGTTCGCCCCAATGTAA
- a CDS encoding adenosylcobinamide amidohydrolase, with the protein MRYYYTSGTLIVRGDFRAASTGIAGGFGRVTTLFNHTVPSGFDHAAPARYLQDLASSWGYDQDYFGLLTAVQMRHLCVLQYDFITVFVTAGVTNPNPDPDRPHTINIIVTSREGLSEGALLETIITATEAKALALREDGRPFTGTTTDAVIVASEGEEKHIYAGTFTEVGRRVYAAVLRGVHEALDRQEGKIVRKRPSYFIFSRYGGDHWVEWQPEGCPYYPCHFEGQVCDFCYCPFYPCKDEELGDWVESSSSGRIWSCSRCTLLHETRVAAYFKRNPEATLKEMKKYRASLKDRPII; encoded by the coding sequence ATGAGGTATTACTACACCTCTGGCACCCTTATTGTCAGGGGGGACTTCAGAGCGGCAAGTACCGGGATCGCCGGAGGGTTCGGGCGGGTCACGACCCTCTTCAACCATACGGTCCCGAGCGGGTTTGACCATGCCGCACCTGCCAGGTACCTTCAAGACCTTGCATCTTCCTGGGGGTATGATCAGGACTATTTCGGGCTCCTTACCGCGGTCCAGATGCGCCACCTCTGTGTCCTGCAGTACGACTTCATCACCGTCTTTGTAACCGCAGGGGTCACAAACCCGAACCCCGACCCTGACCGCCCCCATACCATCAACATCATCGTCACCTCCAGAGAAGGGCTCAGCGAAGGGGCGCTCCTTGAGACGATCATTACTGCCACCGAGGCAAAGGCGCTGGCCCTGCGGGAGGACGGGCGTCCCTTCACCGGGACGACGACCGACGCCGTGATCGTGGCCTCAGAAGGAGAAGAGAAGCATATCTATGCCGGCACCTTCACCGAGGTGGGGCGCCGGGTGTACGCCGCGGTGCTCCGCGGGGTGCATGAGGCGCTTGACCGGCAGGAAGGAAAGATCGTCAGGAAACGTCCGTCCTACTTTATCTTCAGCAGGTACGGCGGCGACCACTGGGTGGAGTGGCAACCTGAGGGATGTCCGTATTATCCCTGCCACTTCGAGGGCCAGGTCTGCGACTTCTGTTATTGTCCTTTCTACCCGTGTAAGGACGAAGAACTCGGCGACTGGGTCGAGAGTTCAAGTAGTGGACGGATCTGGAGTTGCAGTCGGTGCACGCTCCTTCATGAAACCAGGGTGGCAGCTTACTTCAAGCGCAACCCCGAAGCGACGCTCAAAGAAATGAAAAAATATCGGGCATCCCTCAAGGACCGCCCCATAATATAA
- a CDS encoding DUF120 domain-containing protein translates to MDAGDLQCLKVVALMGGLRSSAWMSSQSLANALNISPQTASRRLKGLEAAGMITRTVRTDGQYVAVAPAGEEELRREYSAYSRIFSPDGGYYVLKGTVISGLGEGRYYIDHPQYREQFIEKLGFNAYPGTLNVRLDPESVKVKRRLEGLVWIGIKGFEADGRSFGDARCLPCRIGECPGAIIEPGRSHYPEEIIEIIAPAPLRETFGLHDNDIVHVEVTHD, encoded by the coding sequence ATGGATGCAGGAGATCTCCAGTGCCTGAAGGTCGTTGCACTCATGGGCGGGCTACGGAGCTCTGCGTGGATGTCCTCGCAGTCCCTGGCAAACGCCCTGAACATCAGCCCTCAGACAGCCTCCCGCCGGCTTAAGGGGCTTGAGGCGGCCGGGATGATCACGCGCACCGTCAGGACCGACGGGCAGTATGTGGCCGTCGCCCCTGCCGGTGAGGAGGAACTCAGGCGCGAGTACTCGGCGTACTCGCGGATCTTCTCCCCTGACGGGGGATATTATGTCCTTAAGGGGACGGTGATCAGCGGGCTCGGCGAGGGACGCTACTACATCGATCACCCCCAATACCGTGAACAGTTCATCGAGAAACTCGGGTTCAATGCCTATCCAGGCACGCTCAATGTCAGGCTCGACCCTGAGAGCGTCAAGGTGAAACGTCGCCTGGAAGGACTGGTCTGGATCGGGATCAAGGGATTCGAGGCCGACGGCAGATCGTTTGGAGATGCTCGGTGTCTCCCGTGCCGTATCGGCGAGTGCCCGGGTGCGATCATCGAGCCAGGACGGAGCCACTACCCCGAGGAGATCATTGAGATCATCGCGCCGGCTCCTTTACGCGAGACCTTTGGACTGCATGATAATGACATCGTACATGTGGAGGTTACCCATGATTGA
- a CDS encoding thiolase domain-containing protein: MRDVAVIGIGCTKFGEWWDRSFRNLFVEAGVKAIEDANLAGEQIDAMYVGNMSAGRFIEQEHIGALIADYAGLASEHIPATRVEAACASGGLAFREAVISVASGMSDIVVAAGVEKMTDVDTSLSTDALAGAADREWEGFTGATFPGLYAMIATDYIHRYGLTREQLAQVAVKNHYNGARNPIAQFQKEITLDTVTNSTLVADPLRLFDCSPITDGAAAVVVAPLEVAKKFTDTPIKVLATAQASDTIALHDRRDISTLDASVAAGNRAFQMAGLERKDIDFVEVHDCFTIAEICAIEDLGFCKKGEAGKFTEEGATALGGQIPVNTSGGLKSCGHPVGATGIKQVCETVLQLRGEAGKRQVDGAEIGMTHNVGGTGATVAAHIFGRA; the protein is encoded by the coding sequence ATGAGAGATGTAGCAGTAATCGGGATCGGCTGCACCAAATTTGGTGAATGGTGGGACCGTTCCTTCAGGAACCTCTTTGTTGAGGCAGGCGTCAAGGCCATCGAGGATGCAAACCTCGCTGGCGAACAGATCGACGCCATGTACGTCGGCAACATGAGTGCAGGGCGGTTCATCGAGCAAGAACACATCGGTGCACTCATCGCCGACTATGCTGGACTCGCGTCCGAGCACATCCCCGCGACCCGTGTCGAGGCGGCCTGCGCTTCTGGTGGTCTGGCCTTCCGTGAGGCGGTCATCTCGGTCGCCTCAGGGATGTCTGACATCGTCGTCGCCGCCGGGGTCGAGAAGATGACCGACGTCGACACCAGTCTCTCCACCGACGCTCTGGCCGGTGCGGCCGACCGCGAGTGGGAAGGCTTTACCGGGGCGACCTTCCCAGGGCTGTATGCGATGATCGCCACCGATTACATCCATCGCTACGGCCTGACCAGGGAGCAGCTCGCCCAGGTCGCGGTGAAGAACCACTACAATGGCGCGCGCAACCCCATCGCACAATTCCAGAAGGAGATCACCCTGGACACGGTGACCAACTCGACGCTGGTCGCCGACCCGCTGCGCCTCTTCGACTGCTCGCCGATCACCGACGGGGCGGCGGCCGTCGTCGTTGCACCCCTGGAGGTCGCGAAGAAGTTCACCGACACGCCGATCAAGGTGCTCGCCACCGCCCAGGCCAGCGACACCATCGCCCTCCATGACCGCCGCGACATCTCAACCCTGGATGCCAGCGTGGCCGCAGGCAACCGGGCCTTCCAGATGGCAGGGCTCGAGAGAAAAGATATCGACTTTGTCGAGGTCCACGACTGCTTCACGATTGCGGAGATCTGCGCCATCGAGGACCTTGGCTTCTGCAAGAAAGGCGAAGCCGGGAAATTCACCGAGGAAGGCGCCACCGCCCTTGGCGGCCAGATCCCGGTGAACACCAGCGGCGGGTTGAAGTCATGCGGTCACCCGGTCGGGGCGACCGGGATCAAGCAGGTCTGCGAGACCGTGCTCCAGCTCCGCGGCGAGGCTGGGAAGCGGCAGGTCGACGGGGCCGAGATCGGCATGACACACAATGTCGGCGGGACCGGTGCGACGGTCGCCGCCCATATCTTCGGGAGGGCCTGA
- a CDS encoding hydroxymethylglutaryl-CoA synthase, whose translation MVGIISYGAYIPRFRIKVEEIARVWGDNPKDISGGLGVQEKSVPDLDEDTATIAVEATRNALLRRDVDRDAIGAIYVGSESHPYAVKPTAATVGAAIGATPVMTAADYEFACKAGTAGVQTCMGLVGSEMVTYGIAVGADVAQGAPGDALEYTAAAGGCAMVIGSKNPVAEINHTCSYTTDTPDFWRREGQAYPRHGGRFTGDPGYFKHVQGAARMMLEQMGTKPSDYDYAVFHQPNAKFPTRVAGKLGFTREQITPGLVVPRLGNTYSGASMVGLAATLDIAKPGDRIFVTSFGSGAGSDAFDITVTDLIADTNVFDRAAAPSVEALLADPIYLDYAQYAKHKGKIMVQK comes from the coding sequence ATGGTAGGCATCATCAGTTATGGGGCATATATCCCCAGGTTCAGGATCAAGGTCGAGGAGATCGCCCGGGTCTGGGGGGACAACCCCAAGGACATCTCAGGCGGCCTTGGCGTCCAGGAAAAGTCGGTCCCCGACCTTGACGAGGACACCGCGACCATCGCCGTCGAGGCGACCAGGAACGCACTCCTCAGAAGAGACGTCGACCGCGACGCCATCGGGGCGATCTATGTGGGCTCAGAGTCCCACCCCTACGCCGTCAAACCGACGGCGGCGACGGTCGGTGCGGCCATCGGGGCGACCCCCGTGATGACCGCGGCCGACTACGAATTTGCATGCAAGGCTGGCACTGCCGGTGTCCAGACCTGCATGGGTCTGGTCGGGAGCGAGATGGTGACATACGGCATCGCCGTTGGGGCCGACGTCGCTCAGGGTGCACCTGGCGACGCCCTCGAGTACACCGCTGCGGCTGGCGGGTGTGCGATGGTCATCGGGTCCAAGAACCCGGTCGCCGAGATCAACCACACCTGCTCATATACCACCGACACGCCAGACTTCTGGCGCCGGGAAGGACAGGCATACCCCCGCCATGGGGGCCGGTTCACCGGTGACCCAGGCTACTTCAAGCATGTCCAGGGCGCGGCCCGGATGATGCTCGAACAGATGGGAACCAAGCCTTCCGACTACGACTACGCCGTCTTCCACCAGCCAAACGCCAAGTTCCCGACACGTGTCGCCGGAAAACTTGGGTTTACCAGAGAGCAGATCACGCCAGGGCTTGTCGTCCCGCGCCTCGGGAACACCTACTCAGGCGCCTCGATGGTCGGGCTTGCGGCGACCCTCGACATCGCCAAACCAGGCGACCGGATCTTTGTCACCTCCTTTGGCTCGGGTGCAGGCAGCGACGCCTTCGACATCACGGTCACCGACCTGATCGCGGACACCAACGTCTTCGACCGGGCGGCGGCACCGTCAGTGGAGGCCCTCCTCGCCGACCCGATCTATCTCGACTATGCACAGTATGCCAAACACAAGGGTAAGATCATGGTGCAAAAATGA
- the ribB gene encoding 3,4-dihydroxy-2-butanone-4-phosphate synthase has translation MIEDAYAALREGKMVLLYDFDDREKETDLIIRADAVTPRDVLTMRRDGGGLICTAVHPEAAKTLGLPFASDLLKGFEAVEHLGDIPYDRKNHSSFSIWVNHRSTYTGIPDRDRATTINAIADQVKMSLNGGGQDFAAEFRTPGHVAILRAADGLLDDRRGQTELSIALAEQAGVTPAVVVCEMLDDETGLALSKDDAKAYAEKHGLVFIEGKDVVKEWEALKTANNA, from the coding sequence ATGATTGAAGACGCCTATGCCGCCCTCAGAGAGGGCAAGATGGTACTGCTCTATGACTTTGACGACCGCGAGAAGGAGACCGACCTGATCATCAGGGCCGACGCCGTCACGCCCAGAGATGTGCTGACGATGCGCCGCGATGGGGGCGGACTGATCTGTACTGCAGTCCATCCTGAGGCGGCCAAAACTCTCGGTCTTCCCTTTGCCTCCGACCTCCTGAAGGGCTTCGAAGCAGTCGAGCACCTGGGGGACATCCCATATGACCGGAAAAACCACTCGTCGTTCTCGATCTGGGTGAACCACCGGAGCACCTACACCGGGATCCCTGACCGCGACCGGGCGACGACCATCAACGCCATCGCCGACCAGGTGAAGATGTCTCTCAACGGCGGGGGGCAGGACTTCGCGGCTGAGTTCAGGACGCCGGGCCACGTGGCGATCCTGAGGGCGGCCGACGGCCTCCTCGACGACCGGCGCGGACAGACCGAACTCTCGATCGCCCTTGCCGAACAGGCCGGGGTGACGCCTGCGGTCGTGGTCTGCGAGATGCTCGACGACGAGACCGGGCTCGCACTCTCGAAGGACGACGCAAAGGCCTATGCAGAGAAGCACGGGCTCGTCTTCATCGAGGGCAAAGACGTAGTGAAAGAGTGGGAGGCACTAAAAACTGCCAACAATGCCTAA
- a CDS encoding nucleic acid-binding protein — translation MASEGRFNQQRYEREPARRVFAAEMREATYHFKNGEDEKSPAYVLLPTGERCNRVFIIGSMTQKEKRGEQNIFYNFRVADPTGIFFVTASSYQQEAMQQVSRIEPPAFVAVVGKPNVYEAPDGRIFVSVRAESVTVVEKEMREAWILDAAESTLKRVEHFDQSADAALTQEHYPGTNLDIYRRMAYEALRQIQI, via the coding sequence ATGGCGAGTGAGGGACGGTTCAACCAGCAGCGCTATGAGCGTGAACCTGCTCGCCGGGTCTTTGCGGCCGAAATGCGCGAGGCCACCTACCACTTCAAGAACGGCGAAGACGAGAAGAGCCCGGCCTATGTGCTCCTGCCCACGGGCGAGCGGTGCAACCGGGTCTTCATCATCGGGTCGATGACCCAGAAGGAGAAGCGTGGCGAGCAGAATATCTTCTACAACTTCCGTGTTGCCGACCCGACCGGGATCTTCTTTGTCACCGCTTCGTCCTACCAGCAGGAGGCGATGCAGCAGGTCTCCAGGATCGAGCCGCCGGCATTTGTCGCGGTGGTGGGCAAGCCCAATGTCTACGAGGCACCTGACGGCAGGATCTTTGTCTCGGTGCGGGCCGAGTCGGTGACAGTCGTGGAGAAGGAGATGAGGGAGGCCTGGATCCTCGACGCCGCCGAGAGCACGCTGAAACGGGTCGAGCACTTCGACCAGAGCGCGGACGCCGCGCTCACACAGGAACATTATCCTGGGACCAACCTGGACATCTACCGGCGGATGGCCTATGAGGCCCTCAGGCAGATCCAGATCTAA
- a CDS encoding nucleotide-binding protein, with amino-acid sequence MDLSEVAERISQKFTSQSVEVDAASIEKKLRTLVDEFGVNLTEAEKTVSENIAKEHGLESVPRQTSEQREIGTLLPGEWATIEGKVVGLSTPVSPMIKQTGVIADATGAIQFTAWARANAPLLEMGESYRIESVVVDEYRGVPKLNFHAGTTITQSEENITFLPQVTNVADLRPGVACLRVKMVQEWEARHERIFQTGLVGDETGTVKFTTWKGDDAPRLEVGMVYNIFYASVGEYQGRPDITLNGATCVPDEDAEMEVGTGGMTYQGAIINIGPGSGVIKRCPVEGCNRVLSRMNYCPVHEMQNDFRYDLRIKGVLDDGEKAHNILMQREVVETVTGVTLEEAVETAENSPMGMDDVFYRLKETIMGRYFTCTGNDLGDTILVKECSPVTFDKDRHAELLNLLGGEANGE; translated from the coding sequence ATGGACCTGTCCGAAGTAGCAGAAAGAATCTCCCAGAAGTTCACCTCACAGTCTGTCGAGGTCGATGCGGCCTCCATTGAGAAAAAACTCCGTACTCTCGTAGATGAGTTCGGGGTCAACCTCACCGAGGCCGAGAAGACCGTGAGTGAGAACATCGCCAAGGAGCACGGTCTGGAGAGTGTCCCCCGCCAGACCTCAGAACAGCGCGAGATCGGGACCCTCCTCCCTGGTGAGTGGGCGACGATCGAGGGGAAGGTCGTCGGGCTCTCGACTCCTGTTTCACCCATGATCAAACAGACCGGGGTCATCGCCGACGCCACGGGCGCGATCCAGTTCACGGCATGGGCGCGGGCAAACGCCCCTCTCCTCGAGATGGGGGAGTCTTACCGGATCGAGTCGGTGGTCGTGGACGAGTACCGCGGCGTGCCGAAACTGAACTTCCATGCCGGGACGACGATCACCCAGAGCGAGGAGAACATCACATTCCTGCCGCAGGTGACGAATGTCGCCGACCTCAGGCCGGGGGTCGCGTGTCTGCGGGTGAAGATGGTCCAAGAGTGGGAGGCGCGCCACGAGCGGATCTTCCAGACCGGACTTGTCGGCGACGAGACAGGGACGGTCAAGTTCACCACCTGGAAGGGCGACGATGCCCCCAGACTCGAGGTCGGCATGGTCTACAATATCTTCTATGCCTCAGTCGGCGAATATCAGGGGCGCCCAGATATCACTCTCAATGGGGCTACCTGTGTCCCTGACGAAGATGCAGAGATGGAGGTCGGTACCGGCGGCATGACCTACCAGGGGGCGATCATCAATATCGGGCCTGGTTCAGGGGTGATCAAACGCTGTCCAGTAGAGGGGTGCAACCGTGTCCTCTCGCGGATGAATTACTGCCCTGTACATGAGATGCAGAACGACTTCAGGTATGACCTGCGGATCAAGGGAGTCCTCGACGACGGAGAGAAGGCGCACAATATCCTGATGCAGCGCGAGGTCGTCGAGACGGTGACCGGGGTCACCCTTGAAGAGGCGGTCGAGACGGCCGAGAACAGTCCGATGGGTATGGACGATGTCTTCTACCGTCTCAAAGAGACGATTATGGGACGATATTTCACCTGCACCGGCAATGACCTGGGGGACACCATCCTTGTCAAGGAATGTTCTCCGGTTACCTTTGATAAAGATCGACATGCCGAACTGCTCAACCTCCTGGGAGGTGAGGCAAATGGCGAGTGA
- a CDS encoding PEGA domain-containing protein, protein MKPLLLLLTIGFLLTAGCSTLSGTLAIISEPEDAAVYLDGEYRGNTPCMVREVQAGNHTLELRHERYPAWRTDLEMGMGEEVEVVADLAENLVPEVTFSCEGPGTYAQGETVSITGYAVTGEGTVSLSVEQLDGERPFAPQSYLLPVDDEYLFEYRLPTDLMPGGRYRLSARLGTGEVENQTLTVLTEGEVNIAVVREIARTYHQTHTYSNADFFVCADMAMDVWNMIETKGIEAKIAVGDVHQRGEAIHEADHAWVLAETSPGEWTAVETTGGFLASDDENYYEGWFFETPRDFKEYIDLSKQYNAEVDKALDLEYRYNRMADTYNERLSKLNSIIDTYNARYAERPLSLEENRDAERMEGRISEQQVELAEMKGQVEQLSREFDAVERGMEEIQAQMMRLVEEIDNL, encoded by the coding sequence ATGAAGCCCCTCCTCCTCCTCCTGACCATCGGGTTCCTCCTGACTGCCGGGTGTAGCACCCTTTCTGGGACACTGGCGATCATCTCAGAGCCCGAAGATGCCGCTGTCTATCTCGACGGCGAGTACCGCGGTAACACCCCCTGCATGGTGCGCGAGGTCCAGGCCGGGAACCACACCCTCGAACTCCGCCACGAGCGCTACCCGGCCTGGCGGACCGACCTGGAGATGGGGATGGGCGAGGAGGTGGAGGTCGTCGCCGACCTTGCCGAGAACCTCGTCCCGGAGGTCACCTTCTCCTGCGAGGGGCCTGGCACATATGCGCAGGGCGAGACAGTTTCTATCACCGGCTACGCCGTCACCGGCGAAGGAACGGTTTCCCTTTCGGTCGAGCAACTCGACGGCGAGAGGCCCTTTGCCCCGCAGTCCTATCTGCTCCCGGTCGACGACGAGTATCTCTTCGAGTATCGTCTCCCGACCGATCTGATGCCGGGCGGGCGATACCGCCTCTCCGCCAGACTGGGCACCGGCGAGGTGGAGAACCAGACCCTCACCGTCCTCACTGAGGGGGAGGTGAACATCGCCGTCGTGCGGGAGATCGCCAGAACCTACCACCAGACACATACCTACAGCAACGCCGACTTCTTCGTCTGCGCCGACATGGCCATGGACGTCTGGAACATGATCGAGACGAAGGGGATCGAGGCGAAGATCGCGGTCGGCGACGTCCACCAGAGAGGCGAGGCGATCCATGAGGCCGACCATGCCTGGGTGCTGGCCGAGACCTCGCCTGGAGAGTGGACGGCAGTGGAGACGACGGGCGGGTTCCTTGCCAGCGACGACGAAAATTACTATGAGGGCTGGTTCTTCGAGACCCCGCGGGATTTCAAGGAGTACATCGACCTCTCAAAGCAGTACAACGCAGAGGTGGACAAGGCCCTCGATCTTGAGTATCGGTACAATCGCATGGCCGATACCTACAATGAACGTCTCTCGAAACTCAACTCCATCATCGACACATACAATGCGCGATATGCAGAACGCCCGCTGAGTCTTGAGGAGAACCGGGATGCTGAGAGGATGGAAGGGAGGATCAGTGAGCAGCAGGTCGAGTTGGCTGAGATGAAAGGCCAGGTCGAACAACTCTCACGAGAGTTCGATGCGGTTGAGAGGGGCATGGAGGAGATCCAGGCGCAGATGATGCGGTTGGTCGAGGAGATCGACAACCTCTGA